The sequence TTTCACCATAGCGGTGTAGGAGGGGATTAAATGGAAACGATTGGGGCGCTCGCCAAAAAAGCTATGCTCCAGCATGTGGATAACGTTGCCGCCAGGGATGAAGGCGGGACGCTTACGTATGGCCAGTTAAAGAAACGCGCCTGCCAGCTCGCCCATGCTTTAATGCAAAGTGGTTTGAACAAAGGGGACCGAGTGGCCACGCTCATGTCCAACCGCAAGGAGCATATTGAAATCGATGCGGCGATCGCATTTGCCGGACTAGTGAAAGTACCAGTCAACTACAGGCTTCACCCAAAAGAAGCGACTTACATTATTGAACATGCAGGAGCGGGCGTCGTCATTGGCGAGAGACAGTTGCTGGCAGGCCTCTCCGCCAACGTTGAACGAATCGACGTGGAGGAGGCATACGAACCGTTTTTGCAAACGCAAAGCGATGATTTTCCTGATGTCGCCGTTGGCGAAGATGACCTTTTTGCGATTATGTATACGTCAGGCACAACTGGGAAACCGAAAGGGGCGATGTTGACACACCGAAACATGATAGCGGGCGCGCTATCGCTCATCCAAGCCTGTGAGATCACGTATGGCGACACCATCGGGCATGTCGCCCCTTTAACGCACGGAACGAATTTTTTGGCGCAAACCGCATGGTTCTACGGGCTCAAGCAAGTCATTTTTAAAAAGTTTGAGCCGAGCGGCTTTATCGATGAATTGGAAAAACAGCAAGTGACGGTGATGTTCATGGTGCCGACACTCGTCAACTTAATGATCCATGACCCGTGCTTTGATCCTAGTAAATTGCGAAGCCTGAAATCGATTAATATGGCCGGCGCGCCAATTGCCGTCCCTAAATTGCAAAAAGCATTAACGGCGCTCGGTCCAAAGCTTGCGGAAACGTATGGCCTCGTTGAAGCGCCAATGGCGATCACGATCATGCCAAAACAGCAGCTCGGGGCAAGGCCGAGCTCTTGCGGAGCGACCGGGCCGTTTGCAGAAGTGAAAATTGTCGCTGCCAACGGCGAAGAGGCGCCCGTTGGCGACATCGGCGAAGTTGCCTGCCGAGGCTCGCTTGTAATGAAAGGCTATTGGCAGAATGAAACCGCAACGGCTGAAGCAATCAAGGATGGCTGGTTTTATACTGGCGACTTAGGCCGGCTTGACGACAAAGGCTACTTGCATCTTATGGATCGTGCCAAGGACGTCATCATTACTGGCGGCCTGAACGTCTATCCCCGGGAAGTCGAAGAAGTGCTCAATCAACATCCAGCTGTGAAAGAAACGTGCGTCTTCGGCGCCCCAGATGAAAAATGGGGAGAACGGATTTGTGCCCATGTCGTATTGCAGGCTGTCGCCGCCCCTGTCACAGAAGAAGCGCTCATTGCCCATTGCACGGAGCATTTGGCCCGCTATAAAAAGCCGAAAGTAATTGAATTTGTGCACGAACTGCCAAAAAACAGCTACGGGAAGATAATGCGGAAAACATTGCGAAACCAATACAAAAAGGCAGGTGTCTGAATATGGCGCACGTGTCCGTAACCGGCACTGGACGAACGGCGTTTGGAAGAAGGAGCGAATCGATTAAAGCGCTGTTGGTAGAAGCGAGCCGCCAGGCATTGACCGCTGCTGGCCGGCCGAAAATCGATGCTGTCTTTGTCGGCAACTTTTTAGGCGGAGCCCTTTCACAGCAAGAAATTCTCGGTGCGATCCTTGCCAATGAGTTAGGCTTAGGGCCTATTCCAGCCATGAAAGTCGAAGGCGCTTGTGCTTCGGGAGGCATTGCTTTTAGGCAAGCGTACCAACTCATCAAAGCTGGCGAATACAACGCCGTCCTTGTCGCAGGGGTGGAAAAAATGACAAACGTTGATACAGAGACCGTCACCAATGCGATTAACGCAGCGATGGACGCCGAATCGAACGAAAGCGCGACGGGGCTAACGTTTCCAGGTTATTTTGGCGCTGTGGCCAACCGCTACATTCACGAAAATGGCGCACAACGAAAACATTTGGCGATGGTCGCCTTAAAAAACCGGATGTACGCCCAAGCCAATCCTATCGCCCAATTTCAAAAGGCTATTTCGTTAGAAGATGTGTTAACGGCAAGGCCAGTTACCGATCCGTTGCGGTTGCTCGACTGTTCACCGATATCCGACGGAGCGGCAGCAGTCATCCTGCAAAAAAGCGAATCAGGCGTCCGCGTGTTGTCATCAGGCCAAGCAAGCGGCACGCCGCTCATGCAAGAAGTCAGCAACTTGCTTAGGATCGAAGCGACACATCGCGCCGCCCAGCAAGCTTATGCACAAGCCGGCCTCGGTCC is a genomic window of Shouchella clausii containing:
- a CDS encoding class I adenylate-forming enzyme family protein translates to METIGALAKKAMLQHVDNVAARDEGGTLTYGQLKKRACQLAHALMQSGLNKGDRVATLMSNRKEHIEIDAAIAFAGLVKVPVNYRLHPKEATYIIEHAGAGVVIGERQLLAGLSANVERIDVEEAYEPFLQTQSDDFPDVAVGEDDLFAIMYTSGTTGKPKGAMLTHRNMIAGALSLIQACEITYGDTIGHVAPLTHGTNFLAQTAWFYGLKQVIFKKFEPSGFIDELEKQQVTVMFMVPTLVNLMIHDPCFDPSKLRSLKSINMAGAPIAVPKLQKALTALGPKLAETYGLVEAPMAITIMPKQQLGARPSSCGATGPFAEVKIVAANGEEAPVGDIGEVACRGSLVMKGYWQNETATAEAIKDGWFYTGDLGRLDDKGYLHLMDRAKDVIITGGLNVYPREVEEVLNQHPAVKETCVFGAPDEKWGERICAHVVLQAVAAPVTEEALIAHCTEHLARYKKPKVIEFVHELPKNSYGKIMRKTLRNQYKKAGV
- a CDS encoding thiolase domain-containing protein; translation: MAHVSVTGTGRTAFGRRSESIKALLVEASRQALTAAGRPKIDAVFVGNFLGGALSQQEILGAILANELGLGPIPAMKVEGACASGGIAFRQAYQLIKAGEYNAVLVAGVEKMTNVDTETVTNAINAAMDAESNESATGLTFPGYFGAVANRYIHENGAQRKHLAMVALKNRMYAQANPIAQFQKAISLEDVLTARPVTDPLRLLDCSPISDGAAAVILQKSESGVRVLSSGQASGTPLMQEVSNLLRIEATHRAAQQAYAQAGLGPEDVDVVELHDCFSITELIAIEELGFAERGKGWEAVEQGLTQHGGNVPVNTSGGLLSKGHPIGATGIAQIVQIAEQLNGTACNQVDGARIGLAQNLGGTGAYSVVHLFAKEGS